The Pedobacter frigiditerrae genomic sequence CTAAAGAAAAACCAGCTTTAAATCCACGTTCGATACTGGTCTTAATCATTGCAAAAAAAACGGGACCAGTTAAGAATGAGGAAATTAGCCCAGCACCCATACCCAATAAAATAGCTTCAAACATTAGCCTCTCCTATATTTTATGCTAATATGCAATTTTTAAAGCTAAAATCTATCCAATTTTGCAATAGTTGTAGCAATTTTTTGCTCAAAATATTGCCAATACACGTTATATTGACGTTTATTAAAAATTCATCTGCGTACTAAATACACTTTAGTAAACAATAAATTTTATTTATGTTTAGCGAACTAAAAACCAAAATTTAAAAAAAATGAGTTCACAAAACGCCAAAACCAATTGGGCACAGTTCATCCCTTTAGCAACTGTTTTCTTCTTTTGGGGCTTCGTAGCCGCAAGTAATGATATTCTTATACCAGTTTTCAAGGAAGCCTTTAAACTTACTCAATTTGAAAGCCAGTTAGTATCTTTTGCTTTCTATATCGCCTATACTGTTGGCTCGCTTATTTTAATTGCTATTTCAGCACTAATGAAAACCGATTTAATTAATAAAATTGGATATAAGAATAGCTTAGCTTTAGGCTTGGGGATCTCAGCACTAGGAACACTATTATTTTACCCAGCAGCAAACAATGGGTCATTTACCCTTATGCTTTCGGGTTTATTTATTGTAGCGTTAGGTTTCTCATTACAACAAACGGTTGCCAATCCGCTGGCAATTGCTTTGGGTCCAATAAAAACAGGTTCACAACGATTAACTTTAGCTGGAGGTATCAATAACTTTGGTACAACAATAGGTCCACTAATCGTGAGTTTTGCCATCTTTGGAACAGCCACAAGTGGCAATACAACACTAGATATACAAAGTGTTAAAATCCCTTATCTAATTTTAGGAGCTGCATTTTTAGTTGTAGCCATATTATTAAAATTCTCATCACTACCTGATAAGCCAGCATTAATTGAAGCTGACGAAAAAGGAGGTGGGAAAAAAGGCTCAGCTCTTGCATACCCTCAATTGGTATTGGGAATGATTGCCATCTTTGTATATGTAGGTGTTGAGGTATCAACCGCAAGTAATCTACCTGAATATATGATTAAAGATCTAGGTTTCTCAACAAAGGACATTGCTCCATATATTTCATTATACTGGGCAAGTATGATGATTGGACGCTGGACAGGAGCGGTGGAAGCCTTTACTGATAATATTAGTTTGCAAAAAGTACTAAGATTTATTGCTCCATATTTGGCTTTTGGTGTTTTCTTATTGGTAAACGCAATAGCAAAACATGATTTAGCTCCATTTTATGTTTACGCTGTAATCATTCTTGTGTTAATTATTGCCGATATGGCAAGTAAAGGTAACCCCGCTCGTATGTTACTTATTTTCTCTGGTGTAGGTATTTTGGCTTTACTTGTAGGTATGTTTACTGAAGGAATGGTAAGTGTATATGCCTTTACAAGTGTTGGTTTATTTTGTAGTACTTTATGGCCTTGTATATTTACTTTGGCAGTAAGTGGATTAGGAAAAAATACAAGTCAGGGTAGTAGCTTTTTGATCATGATGATTATGGGAGGAGCTGTTATAAGTCCATTACAGGGCTTGGTGGCAGGATACATAGGAATTCAATATAGCTATGTTATAGGTATTTTATGCTTTGCATATATGGCATTTTATGCCTTAAAAGCAAGTAGCATATTGAAAGCGCAAGGAATAGATTTCGACCAGAAAATTGCTGGCGGACATTAAACCGAAATATATTTTATTTAGAGCCCCGATTTATATCGGGGCTCTTTTTTTTGCCATTAATCAAACGTTTGCGCAGTTTTTAATTTTTAAATGCCTTTTATTTTTTCTTATGTTAGATAAAATTTAAACCTAAACTAAACAATGACTTCTATTCCAAACCAAAACAGAACAGCATTATTGCCTATGGTAATTTGCTGTGCCTTGTTTTTTATCTTCGGCTTCGTAACCTGGGCAAATGGTACACTAATCCCTTTCTTAAAACTAGCTTTAAATCTAGAAACCGATTTACAAGCGTTTTTTGTAACCTTTGCCTCTTATATCGCCTACTTTTTTCTCGCTTTACCAAGTTCATGGATTTTGCAAAAAATAGGTTTTAAAAACGGACTAGTTCTGGGTATGGTAATCTTGGGTGTAGGTTCCTTAATATTTATACCAGCTGCCGATAATAGAAGCTACGGATTGTTCTTAACAGGTATCTTTATCCAAGGTTCTGCGATGGCTTTGTTGCAAACTGCAGTAAATCCTTACCTAAGCATTATTGGGCCAATTGATAGCGCTGCAGCACGAATTTCTATTGCAGGTTTGTGTAATAAAGGAGCAGGGGTATTGGTTCCGATTATTTTTGGTGTATTGTTTTTAAAGAACTCGGCAGAAACTACGGCAAGGATTAATGCAACAACAGATATCAATGCTAAAAATGCAATTTTAGATGAGTTATTGCAACGAGTGCATACACCTTATATTGTTTTAGCAGTGGTTTTTGTACTCTTTGCTGTATTAATTAAGTTTGTGAATCTCCCAGAAGTAGAAGCTGAAGAAGATATAATTGATGAAACCAGTAAAGTAAAAGCGAAGTCAAGCATATTTCAATACCCACATTTGTTTTTAGGTGCTTTTGCCATTTTCTGTTGCGTAGCTGTAGAAGTTATGGCTGGAGACGGAATTGCAACCTACGGACGTGAGTTAAACATCAATCCAGATATTGTTCGTTTCTCCACGTCGTTTACATTAATATGTATGCTTGTTGGTTACGTTATTGGTATTATTGCTATTCCTAAAATTATAAGCCAGCAAATGGCATTACGTATTTGTGCTGTTTTGGGCGTTACATTAACTTTCGTTTCTTCTTTTTCTACTGGTAATTTATCTTTCTATTCGGTAGCATTATTAGGTTTAGCGAACTCGCTGATGTGGCCTGCTATTTTCCCATTAGGCATTAAAGGTTTGGGGAGATTTACCAAAACAGGCTCTGCAATTATGATCATGGGCATTGCCGGTGGCGCCTTGGTTTTGCCAATTTATGGTTTCTTAAAAGACACTTTAAATATCGATTTTCAACACGCATTTTTATATACCCTATTACCCGCTTATCTATTTATTATATTTTTTGCAATTAGAGGGCATAAGGCAGGCTCAGGGAAATAAAATTAGCTTAACCGTTTGAAGAAAAAATACTAATTTTGAAAGCGCTCTACAATATATTGGAGCGCTTTTTAATTTCTACAAAATGGCAAAACAAGCTTTCAACGAAATATTTATGAATCTGGCTACAGATTTAGCTACTCGTTCGCATTGTGTACGAGCACATGTTGGTGCTGTTTTAACTAAAGATACCCGTATCATCTCTATAGGCTATAACGGTCCACCGGCAGGTACGCACAATTGCGATGAAGAATGGCCAGAAAATGGTTGCGCAAGAGATAGCAAGGGAAGTTGTTCTTTGGCATTGCATGCTGAGGAAAATGCCATTTTGTATGCCATTAAAAACGGCTCTAAAATAGAAGGCTCAACTTTATATACTACACTTTCTCCTTGTATTGCCTGTGCTAGGTTAATCCTCTCATCAGGTATTAAGAAGGTTTATTTTAAAGATTCTTATGCTGCCTATAAAGGCTTGGCTAGCGACGAAGGAGTAGATTTTTTAGTTCGTTTCGGGGTTAAGGTGATGCAGCATGAAAGCGTCGTTTAATTAGATAGCCGCAGATTCGCAGATTTTTAAAAGCAGGTTATGATGAAAAAATATTTAAAGAAACTATTAAAGAAATTAAAAGGAAATCGTTTCAGTAAAATAGAAGTGCTAAACGCTAACCGTAAACTTGGAATTTTCAGTGGCAAGATTGAGGTTATATTTAAGGAGGATTTTAAAATCTCTGAAGAAGAGTTTTTAGGTAAATGACGACTTATCAAGTTAGTTTTATCAAATGTTCGTATCCAGAATATCTAGTCTAAAAATCATCGTTTTTATATTTTTGAATGGCTATATTGAAGTTATCTTTTAAGCCATTAAAATACTTATTTGTTAATGTTCGAATAAGTTTAGCTTTTTCAGCCTTCCTTAAACTACTTGGACGCCCATAGACATCGTCACTTTCAGAACTTTTCTTGTCTCTTGATTTTTTTGTTTCTAAAATCGTAGAATAATATTCAATAGGCAAATTTGTCTCACTAATGTAGTTAGTTGCCTCAGTATGATGATAAATGTCATAAAAGCGTATTCTATATCTGTCGTCCTTACAATTTATTTGTACACTGAACTTTAGTCTAATAGATTGTATAATTAATCCTTTATTATCTAGGATGATGTCACCGTAACCCCATCCAATAATTTGACCTGTTGATTCGTCCTCACTTTGAATTACTGACTTTCCACTTTTGAAACTATCAGCTACCCACTTTTTCGATGCTGCATAAATCGTTTTTTTGTTCACGTCCGATAAATTAACAATACTCTCGTAAACAACTTTAGCATCTTTTATTGGAAAAATACTATTTGAATCAACTTGAGAAAAGCAGAAAATTGGTAAGATTAAAAATATTATTAGAAATTTCATAACTACTTTTAGATTTAACGAATATAAGTTTTATAAGATTAACAGTATAAGATTTCATATTATGATTAATTTTCAGGCTTTAATTGAATAGCCCAGTCCCGATTCTTCATCAGGAGAGTAAAGCGTAAAGCTGGACTAACGAATATTTGTGAACTGTCATTGCGCTTCAAAATAAGGGCTAAAATCTCACATCTCATATCTCACATCTCATTTCAAATACCTACCTTTGCGCATGCTAGAAAAAATCATCATTCTCGATTTTGGTTCGCAGTTTACACAGCTTATTGCCCGTCGCGTTCGCGAACTTAATGTTTACTGCGAAATCCACCCATTTAATCACATTCCCGAATTAGACTCAACTGTAAAAGGAGTTATTTTATCAGGTAGTCCGTATTCTGTGCGCCAAGAAGATGCGCCTTTTGTAGATTTAAATCTATTTAAAGCTTATCCGTTATTGGCTGTTTGTTATGGTGCACAATTTATTGCGCAACACAGTGGAGGAGATGTTCAAGCATCTAATACGAGAGAATATGGCAGGGCAAATTTGAGTTTCGTGAATAACGGAAACAAATTGTTTAAAGGTGTTAATATCGATTCGCAAG encodes the following:
- a CDS encoding dCMP deaminase family protein produces the protein MAKQAFNEIFMNLATDLATRSHCVRAHVGAVLTKDTRIISIGYNGPPAGTHNCDEEWPENGCARDSKGSCSLALHAEENAILYAIKNGSKIEGSTLYTTLSPCIACARLILSSGIKKVYFKDSYAAYKGLASDEGVDFLVRFGVKVMQHESVV
- a CDS encoding MFS transporter, translated to MSSQNAKTNWAQFIPLATVFFFWGFVAASNDILIPVFKEAFKLTQFESQLVSFAFYIAYTVGSLILIAISALMKTDLINKIGYKNSLALGLGISALGTLLFYPAANNGSFTLMLSGLFIVALGFSLQQTVANPLAIALGPIKTGSQRLTLAGGINNFGTTIGPLIVSFAIFGTATSGNTTLDIQSVKIPYLILGAAFLVVAILLKFSSLPDKPALIEADEKGGGKKGSALAYPQLVLGMIAIFVYVGVEVSTASNLPEYMIKDLGFSTKDIAPYISLYWASMMIGRWTGAVEAFTDNISLQKVLRFIAPYLAFGVFLLVNAIAKHDLAPFYVYAVIILVLIIADMASKGNPARMLLIFSGVGILALLVGMFTEGMVSVYAFTSVGLFCSTLWPCIFTLAVSGLGKNTSQGSSFLIMMIMGGAVISPLQGLVAGYIGIQYSYVIGILCFAYMAFYALKASSILKAQGIDFDQKIAGGH
- a CDS encoding sugar MFS transporter; this encodes MTSIPNQNRTALLPMVICCALFFIFGFVTWANGTLIPFLKLALNLETDLQAFFVTFASYIAYFFLALPSSWILQKIGFKNGLVLGMVILGVGSLIFIPAADNRSYGLFLTGIFIQGSAMALLQTAVNPYLSIIGPIDSAAARISIAGLCNKGAGVLVPIIFGVLFLKNSAETTARINATTDINAKNAILDELLQRVHTPYIVLAVVFVLFAVLIKFVNLPEVEAEEDIIDETSKVKAKSSIFQYPHLFLGAFAIFCCVAVEVMAGDGIATYGRELNINPDIVRFSTSFTLICMLVGYVIGIIAIPKIISQQMALRICAVLGVTLTFVSSFSTGNLSFYSVALLGLANSLMWPAIFPLGIKGLGRFTKTGSAIMIMGIAGGALVLPIYGFLKDTLNIDFQHAFLYTLLPAYLFIIFFAIRGHKAGSGK
- a CDS encoding DUF4468 domain-containing protein is translated as MKFLIIFLILPIFCFSQVDSNSIFPIKDAKVVYESIVNLSDVNKKTIYAASKKWVADSFKSGKSVIQSEDESTGQIIGWGYGDIILDNKGLIIQSIRLKFSVQINCKDDRYRIRFYDIYHHTEATNYISETNLPIEYYSTILETKKSRDKKSSESDDVYGRPSSLRKAEKAKLIRTLTNKYFNGLKDNFNIAIQKYKNDDF